One segment of Ipomoea triloba cultivar NCNSP0323 chromosome 12, ASM357664v1 DNA contains the following:
- the LOC115999152 gene encoding pentatricopeptide repeat-containing protein At1g55630-like, with protein MAANIRILWLRHKWQPSNFVMLSSFSSSNQQGNSQQEFSTRSNFINDAKSDARRILEVLYQDGPGFDTKTALDDLQVRLSGLLVREVLVGILKTLNYADKSRCAKMGYKFFLWSGQHENYKHTANSYHLIMKIFAESEEFKAMWRLVDEMIEKGYSVTARTLNILICTCGEAGLARKVVEKFIKAKVFNYRPFKHSFNAILHSLLTVKQYRLIEWVYQQMLDEGHTPDMLTYNILLCAKYRLGKLDQFHRLLDEMGRNGFSPDFHTFNILLHVLGKWDKPLAAVNLLNHMNEVGYDPSILHFTTLIDGLSRAGNLDACKYFFDRMIKQGIVPDVVCYTVMITVYVMAGELDKAKELFSDMVNKGQLPNAFTYNSMIRGLCMSRKFEEACLMLKEMESKGRNPNFLVYSTLVKNLQNAGKLLEADRVVRYMVEKGCYMPLVSKIRKYKRC; from the coding sequence ATGGCGGCAAACATCAGAATTCTTTGGCTCCGCCATAAATGGCAACCATCAAATTTCGTCATGCTTTCTTCGTTCTCCAGTTCCAACCAACAAGGAAATTCCCAACAGGAATTTTCCACTAGGAGCAATTTCATTAATGATGCAAAAAGTGATGCTCGGCGGATTCTTGAAGTTCTTTATCAAGATGGTCCAGGGTTTGATACAAAAACAGCTTTAGATGATTTGCAAGTTAGGCTTTCTGGCCTTCTAGTGAGGGAGGTTCTTGTAGGGATACTGAAAACCTTAAACTATGCAGATAAGAGTAGGTGTGCCAAGATGGGGTACAAGTTCTTTTTATGGTCAGGTCAGCATGAGAACTACAAGCACACAGCAAATTCATACCATTTAATCATGAAGATTTTTGCAGAGTCAGAGGAATTCAAAGCCATGTGGAGATTAGTTGATGAGATGATTGAGAAAGGTTACTCAGTTACTGCTCGGACTTTAAACATATTGATATGTACTTGTGGTGAGGCAGGATTAGCTAGAAAAGTAGTCGAAAAGTTTATTAAGGCAAAGGTATTTAATTATAGGCCGTTCAAGCATTCATTTAATGCAATTTTACATTCCCTTTTGACTGTGAAACAGTACAGGTTGATTGAGTGGGTGTATCAGCAGATGTTGGATGAAGGCCATACACCTGATATGCTAACTTATAATATCCTCCTATGTGCAAAGTACAGGCTGGGAAAACTGGATCAATTTCACAGATTGCTTGATGAAATGGGAAGAAATGGCTTTTCACCTGATTTTCATACCTTCAATATACTTCTTCATGTCCTTGGAAAATGGGACAAACCTCTAGCAGCTGTTAATCTTTTGAATCACATGAACGAAGTTGGTTATGATCCTAGCATTCTTCACTTCACGACTTTGATTGATGGGCTCAGTCGAGCAGGCAACTTGGATGCatgcaaatatttttttgacaGGATGATCAAACAAGGGATAGTGCCTGATGTGGTGTGCTACACAGTAATGATAACTGTATACGTCATGGCTGGTGAACTTGATAAAGCCAAGGAATTATTTTCTGATATGGTTAACAAGGGGCAGCTGCCAAATGCATTTACCTACAACTCCATGATCCGTGGGCTTTGTATGTCGAGGAAATTTGAGGAGGCTTGTTTGATGTTGAAAGAAATGGAATCAAAGGGTCGTAATCCAAATTTTCTTGTGTATAGTACACTAGTGAAAAACTTGCAGAATGCTGGAAAGCTCTTGGAAGCTGACCGAGTGGTGAGATATATGGTGGAAAAGGGGTGCTATATGCCGCTTGTATCAAAAATCAGAAAATATAAAAGATGTTGA